A region of the Thermoplasmata archaeon genome:
AGCGAGGTGATCGGCGCGGACCCACGGGGCAGCTCGATCAGGCGGCCGCCCGTCTCGCCGAGCACGATCGCGTGATCGGCGATCCGCTCCAGGCTCCGGGCGATCGTCCAGACGCCGAGCATCGAGGCACCCGCCTCGTCCGGACCGAAGCGGTGCGCGGCCAGCCGCTGCACGTACCAGGCCTCGCGGTCGATCTCGTCGTCCCGCCGCTCCCACTGGCCGTCGTCGGCCAGGGGCAGCTGGCCCCAGCTCTCGACCGCATCGCGGTGGAACTGGACGACGATGCGACCCATGCGGCCGAGCCGCTGGGCGATCGGCACCGGGCTCTCGTAGGCGAGGTCCTTGAGGCGCATCTGGCCGTCGTCGTCCCAGACGATCTCGGGCTGCCGGGTGCGTCGGCAGAAGGTGTGGACGACCTCCCGCGTCGCGGGCGTGACGCGCGGCGCCTCCCGGATCACGAACTCCCGGGCACCCCCGAGATAGGCGCCGAGGAGGCGGCGGAAGAGGTGCTCGGGCAGCTCGCCGCGGCGGACAACGACCTTGGCGATCGACGGCCGGCCGAGGACGAAGGCGCCGTACGGCGGCGCGACCCGGCTCACGGGCAGCTCGGTCCGGGGCGGCCCCCCCGCCGGTGCCGTGGGTCCGGCGGCCTTGCGCGTTCGGGGGGAGGGAGGCGGATCGGTCGGCGCGGTCCCCCGGGCCGCCGCCCCGTCGGCTCGTTTCGGTCTCATCGGAGCGACGAGGGCCGTCACCGAATATATAGAATGCCGATTGAGACTATAGGTGTGACTATAGTTAGCGGCGCCTACCGGTTGACCTCCACGAGCAGCACCCAGCTGCTCAGGATCGCCTCCGTGTAGCTCAGCAGGATCCCCGGCACGACCAGGTACAGCCCGGCCAGCCCGACCAGCGCGAGGGTCGCGCCCCCGGCGACGTAGAGCGACGAAGCACCGAGGCACATGGCGACGTCGACGAGCCGGCCCCGCCGGTACTGCCGCTCGGTCCGCTGGAGCACGCGACGGACGAGGAGCGCCAGTGCCGCGAAGGCGATCGCGCCCACCCCGACCACCTCGATCCCGAGCGAGGTGGAGGTCGCGACCGGCACGAGGGTCAGCGAGCCCAGGATGAGGATGGTGACGAGCAGGATCAGCGCCTGCATCGCGCGCAGGACCAGGACGGGGAACTGCAGGATGCGGGTCATGTTGATCGAGATGCCGACGAACAGGAGGCCCGCGAGGGCGGCCGACGCCCCGACTTGGGCGACGAAGAAGTTCTCCCACGCGGCGAGCGGCACCATCCCGCGAGCTCCTCCGTGATCCGGTCGCCCGGTCAGCCGCCCCGCGCTTTAAGACCGGTCGTCGCGGCGCGCGTCCCGGGGCGGGTGGCGCCCCTCTCGGCAGCATCGACGGCCGCCGGGAGGCCCAGGGGCACCGTGCCGCGTGGCGACTGGGCCGGGACGGATTCGAACCGCCGATCTCCGCGTTGTAAGCGCGGCGTCCTCACCGCTAGACGACCGGCCCCGCGCCCCGCGAGGGCGGACCTCGGTCAAGGCGGTGTCGGTGGGCGGGCGGCCCGGTGCCGGACCCGGACCGCCAGCCCGTGGCCGAGCTCCGTCATCATCCGTCCGTCGAGGACGGCCTCGCCGACGCCGGCGAGCTCGGTCTCGCGCCGCAGGACCACGCTGTCACCGGGGCGGATCGCCGGGTCGGCGTCGCGGACCCCCGGGGCGAACAGGTCTCCCGAGAGGGAGAGGCGCGGGTCGACGTCGACCCAGAGGGGTGGCTCGGGGAAGAGCCGGCGCGCGCCGGCGGCCGTGAGGAAGAACAGCCCCCGCTCCTCGCGCAGCGTGGCGAGATCCGAGCGTCCGTCCGTGAGGCGCTGGAACCACGGCCGCCCAGCCAGTCGGAGCGGCGGCGCGAACAATCGCTCGGCGGCGGCGCGGCCGAACTGGACGCTCGCGACCTCGGCGAGCTCCTCGCGCACCACCGCGAGCGGTCCACCGGCGACCGGCGCCTCGGCGGCGAGGGCGTCCTCCAGCGCGGCGCGCAACGCCGCGAGCGCGCTCGCGCTCGTCGTCCGGTCGTCCGGGATCGTCCAGCGGACGCCGGGCGCGGCCTCGAGCGCCGGCGCGAGGAACGCGTACTCGCGCGGGTCCAGGTGGACGACGACCGAGCGGTAGGGCCCGTGCGAGAGCAGGTGCGCGATCCCGGCGAGCACGACCTCCCGTTCGGGCTCCGACCAGTCGCCGGTCACCGGAATGTCGTAGTGCCGGGCGGGGGGGACGTCCTCGAGCTCCTGCGGGACCAGGCCGATCGGGGCGCTCACCGAGACGAGGTGGACCCGCTCGATGGCCGGCAGCCCTTCGAGCGCCGAGGAGAAGCGCCGGTGGGAGTGCGAGCGCCGGTACGGCTTGGTCTTCGAGCAGGGCACGAGTAGGAGGACGCGCTTGGACGGCGGAGGGCGGTATCGCTCGAGCACGCGTCGCCGGAACCGCGCCATCTCGGGCCGACGGAACGACTCGCTGAGGACGTACGTGCGGGGCCGACCGACCACGGGCTCTCGCTCCTCGAGCGCTCCGGCGAGCTCGCGGTCCGCGTAGCGGA
Encoded here:
- a CDS encoding PhoU domain-containing protein, which gives rise to MRPKRADGAAARGTAPTDPPPSPRTRKAAGPTAPAGGPPRTELPVSRVAPPYGAFVLGRPSIAKVVVRRGELPEHLFRRLLGAYLGGAREFVIREAPRVTPATREVVHTFCRRTRQPEIVWDDDGQMRLKDLAYESPVPIAQRLGRMGRIVVQFHRDAVESWGQLPLADDGQWERRDDEIDREAWYVQRLAAHRFGPDEAGASMLGVWTIARSLERIADHAIVLGETGGRLIELPRGSAPITSLRQFHEQAMAHLEGALSAPDDASANDLLDLGEALIASGRSLSDRLLPAVGGGAVPPATAAAVARILESIGRTVAYSQDIAEVALDRAIPVAFSDPLLAAESASPARAR
- a CDS encoding DUF5591 domain-containing protein, with product MPGARSIEGQDGLCLLGRAPLGELWVRTPEIAVAGPPEGPSSRLHLESAPAPAGLRRLTLSADGARLPLELPVLAPEILGPPSDALRVAPGVRLVHAPLPPGPREAVGRDVPELIVLGNARALWAEGRPFVEAVRAIRERWGGRPVVWAPRVALPHRVAFLAYVGVDLLDDTEGRWVLADGGRLDPVFGRLDPSAARSEQLDEPDPAVGGTVASGRAGLSAAYARALAEARTAARVGRLRELVESRQTSEPTLAELLRYADRELAGALEEREPVVGRPRTYVLSESFRRPEMARFRRRVLERYRPPPSKRVLLLVPCSKTKPYRRSHSHRRFSSALEGLPAIERVHLVSVSAPIGLVPQELEDVPPARHYDIPVTGDWSEPEREVVLAGIAHLLSHGPYRSVVVHLDPREYAFLAPALEAAPGVRWTIPDDRTTSASALAALRAALEDALAAEAPVAGGPLAVVREELAEVASVQFGRAAAERLFAPPLRLAGRPWFQRLTDGRSDLATLREERGLFFLTAAGARRLFPEPPLWVDVDPRLSLSGDLFAPGVRDADPAIRPGDSVVLRRETELAGVGEAVLDGRMMTELGHGLAVRVRHRAARPPTPP